ACCAGCTGTGAGTTGACTTCCATGAACTTGAGATGCAGACTACACAGATAATGCAGGATAAATCATTATCAACTTCATTTTTTCCATCAAGCACATGACATATCCTAACAAACTATACGTTTAAAAAAGGTTCCAAATTTATTTAACTGAGCCAATTTAAGCAAGCCAACATAATATAAAGTGATATGGTATAACTCACCAATGCTGAAATGCTACAGTCTGATTGAGAATGAATAGAATTAACAAGCTGCTCCTTATCGAGATCCCAAAGCATAATGGATGATAGCTCACCAGAGGCATACTAGCAATGTAAATGATGGAGAAGTACACAAAGAATAAGAACAAAGGAAACATGACAAAATTTCCACCAGTCCATAAGCATAACAACTTAAGAAAGCATACCAGATATCCAGATTGCTGCTGCCAATCCACAACAGCATTAAGACTTCGAACACCAGGTTTATGTCCTTGAATTGAAGAAAATGCAGTAACAAGTTTCTGTTTACCCTTCAAAGTATAATCTTTCCAAATCCGAATGTTTCCATCACCTAATCATATGAACACAGGAAAACAAGTGCAAAATATTAAGAATTTTTTTGACTAATAAGCCTTCCTAACCAAGAAGTTTATATCTCTCAGTGTAGAAGTTTACTTGAGGCAGCAAGAAGCAGGCTGTCATCAAGTTCATTCACAAAGCAAAGCTTGGAGATTCCTTTGTCAGGAAATTCATGGTTATCAAAGCTGTTCAGAAGGATAGCCTCCTTAGCCTCTTGGTAATTCCATACCCTACAAAGCAATAGACACAAAATAAGTCGGTCAGCGATAGTATGAGGGTAATCAACTAATCACAACAACAGCCCTTAATTATATCAtacataacaaaaagaaaagaaaaatgcattTAATGAGCATTCAATTTTGATAGCAAGAGGCCAAGGAACAACCAACTGATACCAGTCAGAAACTTTATCAGAAGTCATAATAAGTTGCGACTATTTTCAGCACAGGTCTATCTTTATATTTTGAGATGGTCCATGCAAGCACAAGAAGAATTGTCGAACAAGGCTTACTATTTCAGAAACATGTCTACATGATGCTACCTAACAAAATCAAGCTATAAATCTCATGAACATATCAAAGATGCTGAAGCAAAAGATTGAATATAAATAAACCTACAGACCTGATTCGTTCATTCTCATCAGCCGCAATCACAATAGGAGAGAATGGTTCCAGCAAAATGCTTTTCGTACCCGTTTCAAATTTTGTGTCCCAGCTTGCAATTTGATTATTAAGCTTGCTAACAGCTGACCAATAACACGGAATATACATTAATTCCATTACCAAATACTCAAATGTTATCAAAATGGGAATAATAGATAACAAATAAAGATTAAAGAGGAAAACCAACATGAGTGCCGGCATTTAGCTATGTGCTCCATGGcaaagttttctctctcctctcttctagTTAATATTTCTTTACTGTCATCTGCCCCTATAAGAAGTGGCTTGGAAAAGTGACCGCAACTCCAATTGTAGATTGTTGATTGAGGAAGAAAACTTCGTTCTGAGGCACCAAAAGTTCCCCCAGAACCTAAAAGGGGATCAGCTAAACCTGAATCTGGACTCATTAGATGAGGCCTAAATTCTAGAGAGCAAACCCTTCGCATTCCAGCCAAGTAATTTGCCCTTGGAGGGCTAACAGGTGGAGTTCGGAAAGGTAAATGACCTGCCAATAGCAGTGCAAAACCAAAACTCAGACGAGGTGCAGTAATAGATTAATCTGACACCAAAAGCAACATGCTGTCCAAACTGGAGCTGAATGTGAGACAAAAAATATAACTAAGCAGCATGCACGCTTATTAACTTTGATTGATTCTTTCAATTACAATTATATTATTTCAAAGGGAGAAGCAAATGGCCAACCGTAGTCAAAGTGATTCCCATTCAGTTTTCACCAGAATATCCTTACCTCCATTCATATCGAACCATGAAGACGATCGAGCCAATCCAGCAGCAAGACTCTGACTTGGAGACGCTGTAATGGATTCACTAGGTCGAAAACTGTTACCCGTGGACTTTACAGGTTTCGCCACCACTTGCTCAATCCCTATAATGGCTAATACTCGGCGACCAATTTTTGCAATTCGTGGAGATGGATCTTTGGCTAAGTTACACATAGCCAATACACACTGAGAATACATTTGACTGTCCAGGGGTCTAGGAGTCAAATGGTTAACAATACCATTGCTCCCACCATCATCTAATATTCCAGAATCAGAATGATGAGATAAATCATCAGACAATGGAGATCCATGCATAATTCCAGAACTTGCTAGGGGACTGCTGGTAGAAACTCTTCCATCCCGAACCAATGAGCTGTCATTGCCAACTCTCGAAAGTGGACCAATATGAGATGAAGCACTACCAGGACCTTTAATACTAACCAAAGCAGGCAAGGAAGTCACAAGAGAATTAGACTGTGGTTTCCAATAGGCAGCAGCAATCGACTTCAGGTGCTTGTTGTGTCCAAAGGCAAAGCGTCCTAGAGCTGTCAAGACAAAGAAGAAACCATAAATACATTTGCCACTAGCTATCTCTTCATTGTTAATAACAGAAAACCTGATGCTTGAAATGGGGATGAAAAGGAAGCAACACTAGCTATTGTAACCATTAACTAGTAATCAAATGCACATAACTACTTATAGGAACGTTCCAACCCCATGAATGAGAATATAAAATGACTGATACATACCAACAGCAACTTCTGCTCTGACAAGAGGGCTTCCATCTGAAACAACACTTAATAGGCTTTTAATGATACTAATTTCAGCCCTTATCTTTTCCTCATCATCATACTCATCGTCTCCACCATTGCCATCTCTACATGATCCTGAACCCACATCAAGCAGGGTGCCCAATGCGAAAACAGCAGAAGCCCTCACCTGAAATGAAACAATCTCGATGACTAAGTTACAGATCATGGACGTAAGGTCCAAATTATCATCTGTTAATGAATAAAAACAGTCTACATGGTAAAAATGTAAACCTCTGGTTGGGGCTCAGCAAGCAGAGGAGCACATATTGCAGGGGCATCTGCCTGCAAACCAAATATTTGGGCCTCCGTGAAATCCTCCCATAGTTTCCCCAGACAGAGGCAAAGCCACTGAAGAAATAGGGGTTCAGTTTGTGTGTCATTTGGTGTTGGACCCTGAAGGTGCTTCAAACAAACATGGATTAAACCTGCTTCAATACAAGCTTCCTGGCCACGTCTATGGCCATCAACTATTACAGCCAAAACAAAAGCAGCCATTGCACGCTGCTCTGGATATGCTTCCATGCTATCAAGAAACctgatgaaatatatatgaCCCCCATCCTTCACTAGATCCACCTGGCATGACTGAAACAGTGAAACAGAAACAGAATTACTACTAATCTAACTAAGGGGGCCATTTATATAGCGCACATGAAAGGTAGTTCGTGAAGGTATTATATAAAAAGTGAAATAGGAAGGAACAAACTTAGTTGATAAGGTATAAAGCGACATGCCTTGCATATCAAGATAATAACAATTTGGAAATGTAGACATGGATGACTAAGACTAGAATAAGTCAGAATAGTGACACCATGACATACAGTAAATTGCACATTCTGATAAACATATCATCGGTATTAATATCTGAACAAGGACTGTTCTGAAGAAATCTAGATATACCTTATCCAGTGCAAGAATTTTTGTCCAAATGAATACAAGAATCTGTCGTAGTTCAGGTGTCATCGTTTGCAACAGCTTCAGTACATATGGAAATATTCCAACAGACAATGCCTATAAAACACAAACATGATTCCAAATAAAAATCTCTTATTAATTATTACTCAAAAACATCAGATAGAATGGATGGACAtgcaaacaaaatataaaaaaaacatacCAGATCTACAGCCCAGGGTCCCATATCAAGGAATCTCCCGAGAAGAACCAGAGCCCGAAACCGATGGCATTGACTAAGTAACACCTAAAACATAGATGATACATGAGAATTAACAATATAGCAAAATTAGTTGAGCtgaatcaacatataaaagaaaataagtgCCCCTAAGTTATGCTAGAAGACCCACGCGCTTTCCCCACACCTCCACCtacttcctttctcttttttcttccgAAAAGTCATTTCTTTTGTTGTCTTTTTCCTTCAGCACTTGGCATACATGGAACAGATGCCAAGAAGCTCCTCACTGAAgggaaaaaggaaataaaaatatATCTCAACCAATACTTCCTAGGACTACCATGTCATTCTGCCCACTTAAATTTACAGCTGGCTATAATGAATGTGTGCGCGCCCGTGCACAATTATCATGGTATGCATACATATAATATACATTATTGCCAACTACACAATTATTACACCAAATTTCTATCAAATGCCTCGCATAGGATACTAACTTGGTAATACCAACCAGGAAACTGGCATAGTAACATTTTATGACTTTGGTCAACCCACCATAACAACCGAACCTCAAAACTAATAACATGACTTATTACATGTTAATCCCACAAGCTTTTAGTCAAGCCAAACTAGTTTGAATGACAAGTAGAGCATCAGACCTGAAGAACAATAGGCAACTGCTCTGGTGGTTTCTTGTGTTCAGACCCGTGGTCAAGCCATACCTCAAAAGCAGTCAACTGCTCAGTGAAAAATGGACTTGGCTGGCATAgagcaaaaaataataaaagtcaAGTCAATAGGATAAACACCACTGAACAAGAAATCCACAGGCAAATTGATAGGCATATCACGCAAATACAAATTATGGCACTATTGAAATGGATCAGTCTGCATATAGCCATTCTCATATATGATCAAAGAATATGAAACTTGCACATGACATGAAGCACACCTGAAACTCAGCATTAGGATCCTCAACCAACAATGGAAGCTGAGAAAGGCATATCTCAGCAGCCATATCCCATGCATCCCTGCAGAGTGCATAAGCAAAAGTGACTATTGATTCAATAACACATAAAGCGTAAACTTGAGAATTACATCCATTAGTACCACATGTGGTGCTGATGGGTAGAAGGCAACTGTGGATGAGAGATTGGAGAGCAATTTGCAGATCGCATAATCCGCTCGGCAAGTAAAAAGTTTCGAAACAGGCTGGCAACTAACAAATCTTGTCTGAAAAGTCTCTGGAAAAGATCTGCAAAACAGATAGATGAATAAGCCATAAATAAACAGGCAATTCGAAGATATGATACACCATAAAGGTGAATACCAAATCAGTAAATTGTAAAATTACCATGAGGAAGAACATTCCATGCAATTGTGTCAGTGATAGCAGTAAAAATCCAGTTCAATTCACCCAAAAGGGTTTTCCGGTCATTTTGACGGCCAGGGATTTTATCTATTAGTGAATAATCAAGAGACTCATGAAGTAAGGAACGTGTGCAGAACCTGAGAAGATAACAGAAAATTTATTAGCGCCCCCAAATTAACTTATCTTTAATAAGTAATGCAACATATTCCGCATTCAAACAAAAGTTGGAATGATATAGCATGCCAGAATATAGCTAGGCCATAACATTAAAAGCATGAGATGCTATTATTAATAACTAATAGTCATATTGATAATAGCATGACTTCCTACAGCAAGATAAGCTTAAAATGATAATCAGAACACCAAACAAACAAGGAGAAAATTTCACCATCTTAAAGCCATCTTGATGGGAGTTGTGAGGCAAGAAGTAAAGACATCAGCAGGAAATTCCGCACTCTGCGGAAGAGTCTCATGTGGTTCACAAGCAGCAAGCAGGATACAATCTCTTGGAGATCCAGAGTTAGAGCCAGCCCAATCATGGAGCTgagccaaaaacaaaaattccaaAATTATATTCAAAAGTCTAGACTATGAGAATATTATACCCACTCTGCAATAATAAAGGCATAATTTATCAATTCAGT
Above is a genomic segment from Rosa chinensis cultivar Old Blush chromosome 3, RchiOBHm-V2, whole genome shotgun sequence containing:
- the LOC112192223 gene encoding regulatory-associated protein of TOR 1 — encoded protein: MALGDLMASRFSQSSVVVVSNHFDDCASSHDDGDVSSQRRESETASSSYENATATTTTSMAYLPQTIVLCELRHDAFEARVPTGPSDSGLVSKWRPKDRMKTGCVALVLCLNISVDPPDVIKISPCARMECWIDPFSMAPTKALETIGKTLSTQYERWQPRAKYRVQLDPTIDEVKKLCSTCRKYAKSERVLFHYNGHGVPKPTANGEIWLFNKSYTQYIPLPISDLDSWLKTPSIYVFDCSAAGMIVNSFIELHDWAGSNSGSPRDCILLAACEPHETLPQSAEFPADVFTSCLTTPIKMALRWFCTRSLLHESLDYSLIDKIPGRQNDRKTLLGELNWIFTAITDTIAWNVLPHDLFQRLFRQDLLVASLFRNFLLAERIMRSANCSPISHPQLPSTHQHHMWDAWDMAAEICLSQLPLLVEDPNAEFQPSPFFTEQLTAFEVWLDHGSEHKKPPEQLPIVLQVLLSQCHRFRALVLLGRFLDMGPWAVDLALSVGIFPYVLKLLQTMTPELRQILVFIWTKILALDKSCQVDLVKDGGHIYFIRFLDSMEAYPEQRAMAAFVLAVIVDGHRRGQEACIEAGLIHVCLKHLQGPTPNDTQTEPLFLQWLCLCLGKLWEDFTEAQIFGLQADAPAICAPLLAEPQPEVRASAVFALGTLLDVGSGSCRDGNGGDDEYDDEEKIRAEISIIKSLLSVVSDGSPLVRAEVAVALGRFAFGHNKHLKSIAAAYWKPQSNSLVTSLPALVSIKGPGSASSHIGPLSRVGNDSSLVRDGRVSTSSPLASSGIMHGSPLSDDLSHHSDSGILDDGGSNGIVNHLTPRPLDSQMYSQCVLAMCNLAKDPSPRIAKIGRRVLAIIGIEQVVAKPVKSTGNSFRPSESITASPSQSLAAGLARSSSWFDMNGGHLPFRTPPVSPPRANYLAGMRRVCSLEFRPHLMSPDSGLADPLLGSGGTFGASERSFLPQSTIYNWSCGHFSKPLLIGADDSKEILTRREERENFAMEHIAKCRHSSVSKLNNQIASWDTKFETGTKSILLEPFSPIVIAADENERIRVWNYQEAKEAILLNSFDNHEFPDKGISKLCFVNELDDSLLLAASSDGNIRIWKDYTLKGKQKLVTAFSSIQGHKPGVRSLNAVVDWQQQSGYLYASGELSSIMLWDLDKEQLVNSIHSQSDCSISALSASQVHGSQLTAGFVDGSVRLYDVRTPDMLVCEMRPHTPKVVGNTQKIERVVGNTQKVERVVGIGFQPGLDPSKIVSACQAGDIQFLDIRNSKDPYLTIEAHRGSLTALAVHRHAPLIASGSAKQLIKVFSLEGEQLGTIRYYPSFMAQKIGPVSCLAFHPYEVLLAAGAADACASIYADDNSQGR